DNA from Rubripirellula lacrimiformis:
TCCGGACAGACCGGCGGCGGACAAAACCGATTCGGGTTGGGCATTCTCTTGAATTCCCATCAGCCCGGAAAAGAAGCCATTGAGCCAAGCGCGTTGTTCATCGTTAAACGGCGCTGTCGTTGGAATCATGCTAGACATGGCGAACAAATGATGGAAAGAGGAAACTAGCGTGGTAGATTTTTACGTTTGGAAACATGTCGCAGCCCGACATCAGGTCGCAACGGTCTGTTGGTCGGCGGGGGACATTCCAGCGGCTGCTAATGATCGAAGTTCGTCGTCGCTACTGCGCCGCGAAAATTCAGCGAACGTTTCGCTATCCTGTCGGCGTTCCAAGTATCCGCCGACGATGGACACGATGGTCGCAACGATTTGTTCAGTGGGCATCGGTGGAAACAAGGATCGACCGATCGCTTGGTTGGATCCCCAACCACCACCGAGGTGCAGTTCATAGCCTTCGACCATGTCATCGTCGACTTCGACTTGAGCCCCTTTGAGTCCGATGTCGCCGATGTAATGTTGAGCACAACTGTTGTGGCATCCGGTGACATGGATGTTGATCGGTTGGTCCAGCACGAACTTCGCTTCGAGCGCCGCGGCGATCACCATCGCATCGCGTTTGGTGTTGCTGGCGGCAAACTTGCAGCCCGCACTGCCAGTGCATGCGACCAAACCAGCGCGGAACGACGTCGATTGATCATCCAGGCCCATCGCAACGATGGCTTGATGCACGGCGTCGATGTCTTCGTTTCGGATGTGGGGAATGATCAGGTTTTGCCAAACGGTCAGACGAATTTCACCGTTGCCATACTGGTCGGCGATGTCCGCAATGCGGCGTGCTTGGTCGGTCGTCATTCGCCCGACGGGCAGGACCACGCCAACGTAGCTTCGGCCCGTTTGCCGCTGGGGGTGCCAGCCGACGTGCGCCAATCGGTCTTCTTGATTGGGAACCACGATGCGATCTTCGTCGACACGGCGCAGAGTGCGGCCCAAGTCGGCCTGGACCGCTTCGATAAACTTGTCGAATCCCCAATCGTCCAGAACGTACTTCAGCCGCGCCTTTTTGCGATCCGTGCGGTCCCCACTGCTGACAAACACTCGCACGATCGCGCCGGCGACGTCGACGCATTCGTCGGGTCGCAACAGGACTCCCGTCGGTCGTGCAAAATCCTTGTGCCCGGTGATCCCGCCCAAGGTCAGTTGAAAATAGACGCCGGCGGGCAAATCGTCCGATGCCTTGGACGAATCCACCGTGACGGCATGAAATCCGATGTCGTTGGTATCGTCCAGCGCGCTGATTCGGCCACCTCCATCGAACGCGATGTTGAATTTCCGTGGCAGTCCATACATTTCGCGATGGTTCAGAATGGAGTGGTGCATTCGTTTGGCCAGCGGAATCGTCTCGATCAATTCGCAATCATCGATGCCCGATAGCGAGCTGGCGGTACAGTTGCGGATGTTGTCGCCACCGCTTCCCAGCGGGATCACATCCAGTTCCCGCAGCCCGTACAGAATCTCCATCGCTTGATCGGCGGGAATCTCGCGGTACTGCAAATTGGCTCGCGTGGTGACGTCCAAATAGGGTCCCGCACTTCGGTCAGCCAGATCGGCCAACCCGCGGAACTGCCATCCATGAATCAAGCCGCCCGGCAAGCGCATCCGGCACATAAAACTGTCTTGCGCCGGTGCGACATAGAACAGTCCGTGAAACTTCGTCAGAAATGCATCGTTGCCTTTGGGGAACTGACCAGCGTCGCTTCGAGCCTTGATTTCGTCCCACATATCCAGCGGGTTCTTCGACTGTTTGGCCAATTCTTCCTTGACCAGTTTGCCACCCTTGGCGACGGTTTCTCTTTGCGCGATCAAGGCCAGCCGATCCGGTCCTGATGCAGCAGCGTCGGCCTCTGGTTCGGGCAACTTGGTGGATGCTGTTCCGCCGACGGTAGCGCTAGCGGAGCTGCCGCTGATGATCGGCAACCCCGAAACGGCGCGTGCGACATCCGCGCCGAAGGTGAATCCGGATAGGAATTGTTTCTGTTCGTCACTAAAGGGTTCGTTAGCCATGATCGTTTCCTAAGCGGTCGCCTTTCAAGCTTTCAAAATCTTGACGGCGCAGTCCTTGTAGCTGGGTTGTCGGCTGTGAGGATCGAAGTGAGCGAGGGTTAGCCGGTTGGTTGATTCGTAGTGCATCGGCATGAACGCTTGCCCCGGCCGAACGGTGGGGACCACCATTGCCGCAGCAGTCGCTTCCCCGCGGCGGGACTGGACAGTCACCCGTTCGCCGTTGGATACACCGATCCGCGCCGCGTCCTCGGGGTGCAGTTCCACGTAGGGTTGGTTCGGATACAGTTTGCGAAGCACGGGACTTTTGCTGGTCCGAGTCTGGGTGTGCCATTGGCTGACCGTCCCACGTCCGGTCAACAACCAAGTCGGATAGTCCGCACACGGTGGCTCGGGCGGCGGCGTGACATCGTCGACGATCAATCGGGCGCGTCCGTCGGGATGCGCAAAATTGCCGTCTTCGAACAGTCGCCGCTGGGGTGCTGGATCACCGCTGCTTCCTTCGCCGTGGCTGGCTTGGGCCGACGCCTGGGACCATGGCCACTGGATGCCACCACAACGGTCCAGCTGTGCGTACCCATCGATGCCGCTGATGTCGGACCATTTGCCTCGATTGAGTCGCTGCATGATTCGGAACACCGCTTCGGGGTCCGTCCAATCGCGGAACTGATCGCCCACGCCCCAGTAGTGCGCGATGGCCTGGAAGATCCGAAAGTCGGCGAGCGCCTCCCCGGGTGCCTTGCGAACCTTCTTCAGCAGTCCGTAGCGTCGTTCGCTATTGATGAACGTGCCGTCTTTTTCGCCCCAACCGGCAGCCGGCAGAATCATGTCGGCGTGACGGGCGGTATCGGTGGAATCGTACATGTCTTGGACGACCAAGAAGTCCAGTTGGTCCAACAGCGCTCTGGCATCGTCTTGATGAATCCACGAATGCGCGGGGTTGGTGGCGATCACCCACAACCCTTTGATCTTGCCGCTTCGTACGCCTTCCATGATGCGGTCATAGGACCAACCGGTATCGGTGGGGATGTTTTCAACAGGGATGTCCAGTTCCGCGGCCACCTTGGCACGGTCGTCTGCCGATCCAAAATCGTGATGCCCGATCAGGTTGGTCGTGTTGCTCCACAAACGCGACCCCATGGCGTTGCATTGTCCGGTGATGCTGTTGGCGCCGGTACCAGGCCGGCCGATGTTGCCGGTGATCAGCGAAAGGTTGATGATCGCCTGGGCGACTCGCGTGCCCTCGTAACTTTGGTTGACCCCCATCGTCCACCAGAACGACACGGCTTTCCCTTGTCCGATCAAATCGACGACTGAGTGGATTTGATCGACACTGACACCGGCGATCGATGAAACGACGTCGGGAGCGAACGCCTGAACGTGCTGGGCCAGTTGTTCGAAACCATTGGTATGGGCGTCGACGAATCCATGATCGACGTAACCACGCTGAATCACTTCGTGCGTGATCGCATACAACAGCGCCAGGTCACTTTTGGGACTCAGTTGCAAATGTTCCTTGGCCGCCATCGCCGTCTCGGTGCGCCGCGGATCGACGACGATGATCGCCGGATCGTTGGGATTGCGAAGCACGCGTTCCCACATGATGGGGTGAGCGATGCAGGGGTTCGAACCGACGAATACCAACACATCGCTTTGTTCGAAATCATCGTAGGTGTAGGGAGGTGCGTCATACCCGAACGATTCCTTGTAGGCCGTTACGGCGGTTGCCATGCACTGACGCGTGTTGCCGTCGCCGTGTCGGAACCCCATGCCGAACTTGGCAAGTGCGCCCAAGAAAGCCATCTCTTCCGATGCGATCTGGCCGGTGCTTAGGAACGCGACCGAATCGGGCCCGTAAGTGGACTGTATTTCTTTGAAGCGATCACAGAACGACGTCAGCGCCGCATCCCACGACACCTTGTTGAACTTGCCATCGGCGTCACGCACCATTGGCGACGTAGCGCGATCGTCACTGTCCAGCACACGCAGGGCTTCCCAACCCTTGGGGCAGGCCATGCCCAGGTTGACTGGATAACCGGTTTCCGGAGTCAACCCGATCGCTTCGTCATCACGCAGATGCAGACGCAGTCCGCAGCCGGTGCTGCAGTACCCGCATACGGCGGTGGTTGTCGTATCGGCGCGCATCGGGTCGGGGGTCATTCCCAGCCCATGATCCCCAGGCTTCAACAACAATTCACGAGTCATTTCGCCGGTGCGTGCGTGCAGCAACTGGGGCAGTTGAAACCGACGCTTCTGATCGTTTGCGGTTAGCGATTTGAATTCTGGTGGTACCGTACTCATGGGTCTACCCGAGCGTTCCTGGCATGCGGTCATAAACAACGCTGGAAAAGTACAGCAGCCGTTCGGCAAGTTCACCGGCCGCGATCAGCAAGGCCGCAGCCACCATCAACCCAGCCCCCACCTGCGGTGACACAAACGCGATCGCCGCGGCCGCTAGGATCAGGACGCCACCGGCGATCCCGGTTCCCCACCGCAGCTTTGCGAGCGCTGGAAGATCGCGATGCACCAAGCGTTTCGAACGAATGTCCAATCGGGTCAACCGATCACTGCTGGTCCGTGGTGGAACCGGCGAGAGCAAGATCTGGTATTCGTAAACCAGTTTGGCAATCAGAAAAGCGCCAGCAACCGCCGCCATCCATGCGGCGGCTACTGGAACTCCTCCGGCTGCGAATGGCGCTGCCGCCAGCGCAATTCCCGTGACTGCCATCGTGCCGAAAAACCGGACAAAGGTGCGTGTGGGACGCCAAAGTTCACGTTTCGTTGCGATGTAGATCATCGCGCTGCAGTACAGACCAAGCAGACCAACGGGGATGGCAGCCCATAGAGTCAACGAAGCGGCCCATCCGGGGATCACCAACAGAATCGACTCGGGCACATAGTCCGAAAACTGGGGCAACCACAGCAAGCCAACAGCGACCAAGAGCAGCCCGACGTATTTGCCCAGGACGACGGCTTCGCGGCTCAACCAACTGGTCCGCAGTCCCAAGAACACCCGCCATGCTCGCAGCGGTTTCCCCAGGTGCAGGGGTGCCAAGTTCATTCCAACGATTCCCACCACCAACGCGATGGTCGCATTGGAACGTGTGATAGATTCGTCCACCGGTGCCCCAAACAGCCCCGCCATCCCGCTGATCAGTCGTTCGGTCAACAACATGCCGACGGATACTTGGGTGGCGACCAGCAACACGGCCAGCGGCCAATGATTCTCGGCGATCTGATCGACCCCTTCGTCCTGCGGCACCAGCACGGCACCTTCGCGGTGCCCCTGATGTTGGCCGTCGGTCTTCGATCCGACATAGCGAGTGGTGGGTTTGGTGATCGTCGAAAGCGGTGCTCCGGGCGCGATTCGATCCGATTTTGAAAAGGACTGATTGCGGGCCACGGTGTGGATCGCGATCGCTTCGTTGGGACAGGCTTGCACGCACGCAGGCGCCTCGCCGACACTTAGCCGTTGATGGCACATGTCGCATTTGCGGACGATGCCCAAACGTTCGCTGTACTTGGGCACTTCGTACGGACACATCATCATGCAATACTTGCACCCGATGCATTGGTCATCCAAGTGCCGGACGATGCCCGTCACGGGATCCTTTTCGTATGCTTTGACCGGGCAACCGTTGAGACAGCCGGGATCTTCACAGTGGTGGCACGCCGTGGTGACGTGCTGAATCATCGGCAAACTGGTGACCGATGCTGAGGGGGATTCCACTGGGGAAACCGGGGCGGGTTCGCCGATCGTCAGGGTACCGACGCGCCGCCACGATTCGTCTTCTTCCAATCCGTTCATCGTGTGGCAGGCGACCACGCATGCCTTGCAGCCGCTGCACTTGTCCAGGTTCACTTCGAACGCAAACTGTTCGTCAGGTCCAGGTGCGGATGCCGGCAACAGGTCGCGATAGTAACGTTCTTGAGCCGGAGCCAATCCGGATAGCGAGCGATCGGAAACCTTCGCTTCATCCAGTTGGCCATTTTCATGAAGCGTGCTGAAACGCTCGACCGCTGACAACGACTGTTGATCATCGATAAGACCGGAGATGAAATCCGGCGATGGTTGATGATGGGGTGAGTCGGCGATGGACATGATTTCAATCGTGAAAACTTAAAAGATTCCGGCATCGACTGATGGCCGTGAACAGGGTGGTCCGCTTGATGTGAATGGGGTCAAGGAACCGCGACCTGCCCCTTTGTTTCGGACTGGCTTGCCGCTTGATCTCGCTGTCGCTTCTCTGCATCGGCTTTCAGTTTTTTGTGATCCTGATCCTCTAGGAACCCGATCATCTCGCCGCGCAGTTGGTAGTACTCGGGGTGTTCCAGCACATCGGACCGGACGCGGGGTTTATCAAAGGGAATGTGCGAGATCATGCCCACTTTCGCTCGCGGGCCGTTGGTCATGATCACAACGCGATCGCTCATGAACAGGGCTTCGTCCACGTCGTGAGTGATCATCAGCGTGGTGACCTGATCGCGCACTAGGATCTCTAGCAGGATTTCCTGTAGTTCCATCCGAGTCAGCGAATCCAGCATGCCGAACGGTTCGTCCAGCAACAGCATCTTGGGCTTCAGCGCGAACGCACGAGCGATCCCGACTCGCTGTTGCATCCCTTGGGACAGATCCGAGGCTCGCTTGTGCAGCGAATTGCCGAGTCCAACCAAAGTTAGATAGTAAGCGGCGATGTCATGACGTTGGGACTTCGTACCGTGCGGGTAAACTTGGTTGACGCCCAACATCACGTTGTCCAGTGCCGTCATCCAGGGCATCAGACACGGCGACTGAAACACGACTCCGCGGTCAGGTCCGGGGCCGTCGATTTCATGGTTGGCGACCACGATGCCACCATCGGTGATCGAGTTCAGACCGGCGACCATCGACAGCACCGTCGACTTGCCACAGCCCGAATGCCCAAGCAGACAAACGTATTCGCCCTTCTTCATGTTCAGGTTAAAGTCTTCGACGATAACCGCGGGCCCATTGGGCGTATCGTAGGTTTTTCCTAAGCGATACATTTCGACGTAGCCGGCCATGAAAGTACTTTGGTTGGGGTGGTTCAGAACGCGAGTGCAAACGACAAACAGATCGACGGTGCGTTTACGAACTGCTATTCAAGATCGATTTGTGCGGCAACTTCATACTTTGTGGCTGTAAATCGGGAAGTTCGATGTGGGGTGTCGCCATCGTTGCGGCCTCTTGTTCGCGATGCTTTTTGCGTACCTCGATCAAGTAGTTTGTCACCGAGTTGCGCAGTCCCTTGAAGACGGGACTGTGATTCAGTTCCGACGATTTGCGGGGTCGGTCCAGTTCAACCGTGAATGCTGGTCCAAGCGACGCACACGGTCCGGGATTCAGCGGAACGATTCGGTCGGCCACCAAGATTGCTTCGTCGACATCGTTGGTGATCATGACGCAGGTTTGACGTTCTTCTTCCCAGATCTTCAGGATCTCTTCTTGCAGCACACTGCGGGTCATCGCATCGAGTGCCGAAAGAGGTTCGTCCAACAGCAGCACCTTGGGCTTCATCGCCAACGTCCGCGCCAGCGACACCCGCTGCCGCATGCCACCGGAAAGTTCATGGGGACGACGGTGGGCAGCGTGCGTCAGTCCCACCATTTCGATGAATCGTTCGACGTGATCGGCTCGTTCGCCTCTGCCCCATGTGCGAAAGACGCTGTTGACCGACAACGCAATGTTTCCGCGGACGGTCAGCCAAGGAAGCAGCGAATAGTTTTGGAACACCAAACCGCGATCAGGATTCGGACCGGTGATCGGTTGCCCTTCCATCGTCAACGATCCTTGGTCGATCGTTTCCAATCCGGCCAACAGTTTCATGAAGGTGCTTTTGCCGCTGCCGGAGAAGCCAACAATCGCCAAAAATTCGCCTTCCCGAACATTCAGGTTGATGTTGTCGAGCACTTCGACTCGGGTCACGCCGCTGCCAAATCCTTTGCAGACACCCCGCATCTGGATCATCGGTTCCGGTGCGGATGACCGAGCGATGCTGGGCCGAACGCTAGGATCGTTGAGGGCTACGATGCTCATGATGATCACTTCGGTAAGGGAAATGGACTGGGGCGGACGCGAACACGGATCGAACGTGGGCGGACACAGAAAACTGCATCCAAAGGGCGATTCATTAGGATGGCGCGGTGTCTCCGAAACTGACTAGGTTTCGCAGGCAGATCATGACCCGATCAAAGACCAACCCGATGACTCCGATCACCACCACACTGAACGTGATGCGGGCGTAGGAAACCGAAGATCCATTTTGGTAGGTATCCCACACGAATTTTCCGAGTCCCGGGTTCTGAGCCAACATGTCGGCCGCGATCAGAACCATCCAACCGACACCCAAACTGATCCGCAAACCGGCGAACATCAGCGGCAGTGAGGCCGGCAGAATGATCTTGAACAACTTTTGCGACCAAGACAGTTTCAGCACGCGAGCGACGTTCAAGTAATCCTTGTCGACACTGGCAACACCGAAGGTCGTATTGACCAGGGTCGGCCACAAAGAGCAAAGACTGACGGTTGCAGCCGAGGTCAAAAATGCTTTGCTGAAAAACGCGTCGTTGGGGTCGGTATCCGAATACGCCCAAATGATGACGACGGCTGCGATCGGCAACCACGCCAGCGGGCTAACCGGTTTGAACACTTGGATGAACGGCGTCATCGCCGCGTTGAACCAGGGGCTCATCCCACACATCACACCCAGGGGAATGGCAACCGCGGTGGCGAGCAAGAATCCGAAGGCAACGGTCACCAAACTGTTCAGAATCTGGTCCACGAACGTCGGTGCGCTGGTGGGCGTGAAGTTGGCTGCAAGCAGGGCCGACTTTCGATGCAAAACCGCCGCGGCGGTATAGCGATCGGAAAGGTCCCCGCCGGACTGTGCCGCCAAAGTTTCGAACCCACGCGCCTTGGCGAGGTCGTCAATGGCCTCGGCGGTCTTGGCCTGTTTGGCTTGCCGGTCGGCTATTCGCTGATCCGTGTGCATCGCGAACAGCTCGACACCCGCAGTCCACGTCGCCATCGGTCCCGGCAATTGGACGCTATCGCTGACGATCGTTCGTGCCGCCGCGGACCACATGCCGATGAACGCCAACATCGCGATCACAGGCAAGACGACGAATTTGGCAATGCCAATCATCTGTTCCTTGACGTCTTCGCCGGCAGCCAACCGGACAAACGGTTCCAGCATCGGCATCCCGGTGACACTGCAAAACTTCAGAAGACTTCCACGCCAATTCATTTCGAAACTCGATCGTTGTGTTGATAAGGATCGTGCGAGACAAAAAGTGTCCGCCCTCTATTGCCGGGAACCGGCCCTGCGGGTGCTTTGCACAAAAGGCGTCGGACACTTCCTTTCCGCTCAGTGTTACGGTTGATCCGCGATGATCACTATTGACCTGGATTGCCAATTTCAAAGCTGTTGATGTACGCGATCGGATCTTTTGCGTCGTAGGTTTTGCCATCGATAAAATCGGACGTTGGCGACCGATAGCCGTCGTAGTCGTCGGCCGGGACTTCATCGGCACTCAAGTAGCCTTCGTCGATCAACAACCGGGCCGCCTGCTGATAGATCGCTGGCTGATAGATCTTGCGAGCCGTTTCGGCGTACCACTGGGCGGGCTTGGGTTCAGTGATTTGGCCCCATCGACGCATCTGAGTCAGGAACCAAATGCAGTCGCTGTAGTGCGGATAGGTGGCGTGGTATTTGAAGAACACGTTGAAATCGGGCATCTCGCGAACGTCGTCGGACTGGAAGACGAACGTGCCGGTCATGGACCTTTCGATCACGCTGACGTCGGCGCCGACATAGTTGGGACTGCTTAGAATTTGGCAGGCTTCTTGGCGGTTCAGAAAGACGCCGTTTTGGTCAACTGCGTCCAACCATTTGCCAGCCCGGATCAGTGCTTTGACAACGGCCAGGTGAGTGTTGGGATACTTTTCGTCCCACTGTTTCGTCACACCGAACACCTTTTCCGGGTTGTTCTTCCAGACGTCGTAGTTCGTGGTTACCGGCACACCAATTCCAGCCACAACGGCCTTCTGGTTCCACGGTTCGCCAACGCAGTAACCCAGAATGGTGCCCTGTTCCATCGTGGCAGGCATCTGAGGCGGTGGCGTCACCGACAACAGCACGTCGGCGTCTCGGGTGCCATCCAGGTACCGCTGGTCATAGAAACCGGGACTGATCCCGGCCGCTGCCAACCAGTATCGAATTTCGTAGTTGTGGGTGCTGACGGGGAACACCATCCCCATGTTGAAATCTTTGCCCTGTTGCTTGTACTGGTCGACAATCGGTTTCAACGCGTCCGCGGTGATCGGATGTTTCGGATGGTCCGTTTTCAGATTGGGATCATTCTCTTGCATCCGAGACCAGATGTCGTTGGAAACCGTGATCGCGTTTCCGTTGTAATCCAGACTGTAGGCGGTGATCACATCGGCCTTGGTCCCGATGCCGATCGTCGCACCGATCGGTTGACCGGCCAACATATGGGCACCGTCTAGTGAGTGATTGATGACCGCGTCTAGCAAGTCTTTCCAGTTCGATTGGGCAGCCAGTTCGACGCTAAGGCCCTCGTCATCGAAGAAGCCTTTCTCTTTGGCGATCACCAACGGCGCACAGTCAGTCAACTTGATGAACCCGAGTTTCAGGTTGGGCTTTTCGACTTCCAAGCGGACGGTTTTCGATGCTGTTTCGTCCTGCAGGCTGTTGGCGAGCGCATCGATGTCAATGTCGACCTTCGCCGCCGCTCGCTCGAGTTCTTCCCAATTGACCGTGCTGCCAGCACAGCCACCGATCATTGCCACCCAACAGCACACCATGCTCTGCAGTAGACGTTTGGGTGAACGATTCAACATGGCTGCAGATTCACAGTAGGTTGGAAGAAAAGGGGCGTCTGTGGATGCCGGCTGGGGTGCAAAAATTGTCACCGCCTAGCGAACCTGCTGAGACGCAATCGATCGAACTGCCATGCAAGCGCGGTGCCCAAACTCGCATCCCCCAGCCGGCAATCGCGATTGCAACGGATCGACCAACACAAGCAATCGGTGTGGTGAGAAAGGAAACCCTTGTCGTGAAACTAAAGTTTTGGCGTCCAGCGAGCCGCCGCCGCCATGATTTCGGGGATGCTTGAATCACAGGCACTGTAAACCTAGATGCCCAAAAATCGCGCGATGGGGGTGCGGTCACGGATCCGTGTGTGCGCAAACCCGCATTCCGAGGACGGATCGCCGCCAAAAACGACGCGTTTCGGCTGCTTAGATTGCGGACCAACGCGGGCCAACCGTGGCTCGATCCGGTGTATTTGCGGTCGGTTCCCAAGCGGCCCAACCGGACAGGCTGCACCGACCGAATGCGGTACCGACGAACGCCGCTTGACCGCCTGTACCGATTACCCGGCTGTATCGATTGCCCGCCTGTGCGGCTTCTAAGGGATCTGGCGGTGAAGGTGCGGTCGGAGGTCGAAGTGGTCGAACAACGATGTATGGCGGCGATCTGAATTTGTCCCGGTAGATCGGATTCTACGCAGTGCAATGGACGATTTCGCTTTGGTGGATCCCACTTGGGCGAACGTCTATCAACATCAACAAACACCGTCATTGATCTCGCTAGGAAGGCAAAATCAGACATGTCCAATTCAAAACGTAGGTTCACAGGGCTGCTAATCGCGGCCATGGCTGCTGCAGGAATGCAGCACTCGGCGCCACTGATGGCCCAGGTCACCAGCGCGATCAACGCCGACACAGTGCTGTCAGATCCCGACGCGGTTGGATCGCAGATAGCGGTCACCGAGGTCGCTGATCCCCATCAGGTCACGTCGCTGGTGATGGACAGCGAAGTGGCGCCCGTTGGCTTTGATTCCTGCCTGTTGCCCAACCGTGCCAGCGCATGCGATCAGGCCGGTGACGGTTGCAGTTGCCTAGCGGGATGCGACGAAATCGGCGGCTGTGATGCCTGTGGTTGTGCCTCGGCGACCGCGAAACCAGCCGCGACGAAAGCAGGCTGTGCTGATTCGCATAAGGGTGTGTTCTATGCAAACGATTTCAGCTATCTGAAAGACCCGTGCAATCAAAGCGAGTGTTTCGGCGACTGCTTGAAGTTGATGCCCGTTGCCGGTGGCAAGCTTGGCACGCTTGATGTTGGCGGCCAACTGCGGCTGCGATATCACCACGAAGCGGGCATGGGCCGACAGGCTGGCCGGTCAGGATTCCAGGACACGAAAAACGACTTTTTGTTGTCGCGTTTACGGGTCTACAACAACTGGAAGATCAACAATGACGTGCGGGTCTATGCCGAAGGTATCTTCGCGGACGCTACCGCCAACAGCGCCTACATCCCTCGCCCGATCGATCGCAACTCTGCCGATATCCTGAACCTATTCGTCGATCTGCAATTGACCGACAACGCCTCGGTTCGCATCGGTCGGCAAGAGTTGTTGTTTGGATCGCAGCGTGTTGTGTCGCCGCTGGATTGGGCCAACACTCGGCGTACCTTCGAAGGCGTCCGAGGAACCATCCAAGTCGGCGACTGGACCATCGACCCGTTCTTTACCAACCTGGTCCCCGTCACCGCTTTTGATTTTGATGAAGCCGACTATGACCAGTCGTTCTACGGAGTCTATGCATCGGGCAAAGGTTTCGGCGGACACAACACCGACTTGTATTACCTCGGATACGACAACGACATCCAAGGTGCTCCGGTCACCACCAATTTCGAGTTGCACACCTTTGGCGGCCGAGTGAACGGCAAACTAGCCAATGGACCGCTAATGTTCGATGTCGAAGGAGCCTATCAGACGGGCAAACAACAGGGCCTTGGTCTTGACCATCGGGCCGGATTCTTTACCGCCGGTCTGGGATACCAATTCAAGGACGTCGCCTGGAAACCCACGTTGTGGACGTACTACGATTACGCTTCGGGCAATGATGCCGGTGGTTCATTCAACCGATACAACCAACTGTTCCCGTTGGCTCACAAGTATCTCGGCTTCATCGATGCCGCCGCGCGTTCGAACATCTCGTCGCCAAACGCTCTGTTGACGATGTCGCCTTCGAAGAAGATGAAACTTCTGGCTTGGTACTACTACCTAGGCGCCGACGAAAAAGGGGACGTGATCCCAGGCGTGGCCGTTCCATCCAACCAGAATCTGGTCGACGACGACTTCGGCAACGAATTGGACTTGGTCGCCAGTTACACGATTGGACCGCGGTCAGATATCCTGTTCGGCTACTCGCACCTTTGGCGTGGCGACAAGATCATCGGCACCAACGATGCTGATTTCTTCTATTCGCAGTACACGCTGAATTTCTAAGCGATCAGCGAGATAGCGATCAGCGACATCCTGTACCCGATCGGCGGCAAAGCATAGGATCTGGCTTTCCTGTGCCTAGCCGGGTCGGGGTTTTGGTGACCATCGGATGAAGACAATCGACGCCACACGTTCACTGATCGAAAGGCC
Protein-coding regions in this window:
- a CDS encoding ABC transporter ATP-binding protein, with protein sequence MSIVALNDPSVRPSIARSSAPEPMIQMRGVCKGFGSGVTRVEVLDNINLNVREGEFLAIVGFSGSGKSTFMKLLAGLETIDQGSLTMEGQPITGPNPDRGLVFQNYSLLPWLTVRGNIALSVNSVFRTWGRGERADHVERFIEMVGLTHAAHRRPHELSGGMRQRVSLARTLAMKPKVLLLDEPLSALDAMTRSVLQEEILKIWEEERQTCVMITNDVDEAILVADRIVPLNPGPCASLGPAFTVELDRPRKSSELNHSPVFKGLRNSVTNYLIEVRKKHREQEAATMATPHIELPDLQPQSMKLPHKSILNSSS
- a CDS encoding ABC transporter permease, with protein sequence MNWRGSLLKFCSVTGMPMLEPFVRLAAGEDVKEQMIGIAKFVVLPVIAMLAFIGMWSAAARTIVSDSVQLPGPMATWTAGVELFAMHTDQRIADRQAKQAKTAEAIDDLAKARGFETLAAQSGGDLSDRYTAAAVLHRKSALLAANFTPTSAPTFVDQILNSLVTVAFGFLLATAVAIPLGVMCGMSPWFNAAMTPFIQVFKPVSPLAWLPIAAVVIIWAYSDTDPNDAFFSKAFLTSAATVSLCSLWPTLVNTTFGVASVDKDYLNVARVLKLSWSQKLFKIILPASLPLMFAGLRISLGVGWMVLIAADMLAQNPGLGKFVWDTYQNGSSVSYARITFSVVVIGVIGLVFDRVMICLRNLVSFGDTAPS
- a CDS encoding CmpA/NrtA family ABC transporter substrate-binding protein, yielding MLNRSPKRLLQSMVCCWVAMIGGCAGSTVNWEELERAAAKVDIDIDALANSLQDETASKTVRLEVEKPNLKLGFIKLTDCAPLVIAKEKGFFDDEGLSVELAAQSNWKDLLDAVINHSLDGAHMLAGQPIGATIGIGTKADVITAYSLDYNGNAITVSNDIWSRMQENDPNLKTDHPKHPITADALKPIVDQYKQQGKDFNMGMVFPVSTHNYEIRYWLAAAGISPGFYDQRYLDGTRDADVLLSVTPPPQMPATMEQGTILGYCVGEPWNQKAVVAGIGVPVTTNYDVWKNNPEKVFGVTKQWDEKYPNTHLAVVKALIRAGKWLDAVDQNGVFLNRQEACQILSSPNYVGADVSVIERSMTGTFVFQSDDVREMPDFNVFFKYHATYPHYSDCIWFLTQMRRWGQITEPKPAQWYAETARKIYQPAIYQQAARLLIDEGYLSADEVPADDYDGYRSPTSDFIDGKTYDAKDPIAYINSFEIGNPGQ
- a CDS encoding alginate export family protein; this encodes MSNSKRRFTGLLIAAMAAAGMQHSAPLMAQVTSAINADTVLSDPDAVGSQIAVTEVADPHQVTSLVMDSEVAPVGFDSCLLPNRASACDQAGDGCSCLAGCDEIGGCDACGCASATAKPAATKAGCADSHKGVFYANDFSYLKDPCNQSECFGDCLKLMPVAGGKLGTLDVGGQLRLRYHHEAGMGRQAGRSGFQDTKNDFLLSRLRVYNNWKINNDVRVYAEGIFADATANSAYIPRPIDRNSADILNLFVDLQLTDNASVRIGRQELLFGSQRVVSPLDWANTRRTFEGVRGTIQVGDWTIDPFFTNLVPVTAFDFDEADYDQSFYGVYASGKGFGGHNTDLYYLGYDNDIQGAPVTTNFELHTFGGRVNGKLANGPLMFDVEGAYQTGKQQGLGLDHRAGFFTAGLGYQFKDVAWKPTLWTYYDYASGNDAGGSFNRYNQLFPLAHKYLGFIDAAARSNISSPNALLTMSPSKKMKLLAWYYYLGADEKGDVIPGVAVPSNQNLVDDDFGNELDLVASYTIGPRSDILFGYSHLWRGDKIIGTNDADFFYSQYTLNF